CCTGTTATTGAATATTGTATCAATCTGTTTTTTGTTTTTTTCGCTCAATGGGCCTACGTAGTTGTGGTCTATTTCTGTGAAAATGATGCGTGTATTGAATGCTTTTTTGAATTTGGGGCTCCAGGATTCATCTTCGCGGAGGGTTGGTAAAAAAAGCAGAATTTCTTTGAAACCTTTGTACTTGAAGGTGTGGGTCGCATTCATTCCTGCAATCAGTGGGGAGGTCAATACACGGTAGCTATTGATTGTATAATCGAATTTATGTTCTAACCATTCTTTCTGCTCGGCAATGGAAGCATACTCCTGATATGCTGTACGAAGGCTGTCGTAATAGGCTTGATGCGCTTTGTAGAATGCCCGGTATCCACTCTGTCTGGCAAATTCTTCCAGGTCGTTTTTGTAACCGGGGATGGGATTTGATTTGACCTGATAATTTCCAACTCCTCTTGCCGGAAAAATATAGATGTTGGTAGGGACTAATTGATCGTTTTTGAACTTAAAGCCATATACATTGGCCGCTAAGAGGAAATAGTTGGTTAGATTCTCTCGCAGCTGCTGATCAAATTTCTTTACGATAGGCAGATTGGAAAATGGAGTAAAATGCGCTTTGACCTCTTCAAAATAGGCTGTGTTCTGCTTGGTCATGTTTGGATTTTCTTTGCCAAAGTCAGTTATTGCAAAGATAATATAGATGAGTTCCTGTGCCTCATTGATTTCAACAGTTGTCTTGCCGTCGTTTTGGGCAATATAGGCTTTGCTAAAATCGACGTCTTTTTCTTGGCAGATCGCTAGGTTAGCCATTAATGCAAAGCCTATTAAAATAAAAAAGATATTCCTTTTCATGGTATCGTTATTTCATATAATTATTGATAGGACATGTTGGTGATAGCGTAACATTTTACAATTTATGGTCATGTCTGTTTAGGAATTTCACTATGAAATGAAATATTCCCGAATGCAATTATAGGGAGATTTCTGCTTGTTTTATAATAAAATTTGTACAATCAAAAATGAATTCTGCTAATGGAAGAGGTTATATATTATCAGTAGGGAAGAAATTGCTTGCCAGGTTATCAGCCATAAGGGTGTGGAACTGTATCGGGCAGTGATTACAAAAGTACAAGGTAAGAAGGGCGGCGGTATCGAGCAGGTTCGTACCTGCTTCGTACCTTATTCGGATGCGATACAGATATTGTACAGATGCTGACCTGATTCCGACCAGACCCTGTACAGGAATTATCTGGTCGGAATCAGGTCACGAATGGTCGCCAGATTGTCCATCTCCGAAGGTGGTTCGAACACAATACGAACACCACCCGAAGACCTGAGCGTTCGAGGTAATAAACACAGGCTAGCCTGCACTAAAAAAGAGGATTGGATTTGAAAAGGTCTAATTGAATAGAGGCATTCATCTGACGCTCAAAAAAGTACGTTAGATGAATGCTTCATACGTTGTGTTAAATAGATATGCTGCAGGACTTTGCCGCGAAAAAGAATACAGCGAGCCATACGAGTCCTTTGGCCAGAAAGAAGAGAAATGCTCCAATTCCGGCACGCTTAAGCCATTTTGATTTGTTGTCTTTTTGCTCCATTTAAGGAATTAAACACGATTGCTCTTGTTTTAGTTTGCGCTGGTAATAGGGGTGAATACTTCGCCAAAGTTATAAAAAGTTTGGTTTGCAATCTCTACTGCACGATCGTAAGTTGCCGGATCTTCTGAATACTTGTTCAATACCGCTGTAAAACCGGCCCACATGTCACGGCTATTTTCGCCATAACCTTCAAAAAAAGAAGTGCCGGTAGTAACACCATACTTATTGAGCATCTGTACGATATATGGGCCTCCCATGATGGATCCTTCTAGGACATACAATGATGCAAGTGCTTCCTGTACGTTGGCTACCGTTGGAGCCGTGGCTTCCGGAAGGTTATCTACTGTACCTCCCAAAGCTTCGATATCACTTTTGATGTAGGATGAGTTGCGGCGTTCAGCCAAATCAGGCAATACTTCGGCGGTTACGAAAGGAGCGATGCTGTCTTCCACAGCACGGAAATAAGCATAAAAACCTTTTAATACTTCTGCGTAATCTGCTTTAGAACGAATATTTTTCAATTGGCGCACGATCGTTCCTTCTACGTTTTGGTGAGCTGCGTGCGTTTGCTCTTTGATATGTTGACTTAACATGTTCTTGTTTTTATTTATAACGATTCTATACAAAGATTCGTATTTATTTCCACAAATGTATGCTGTTTTCTGCTTTATCATCTATGAAAAATGGTTTTAATTTACATAGGAGTATGACAGAATCCAGCTTCAATCAGTTTCTCACTTTAGCCTAAAATTTGTTTTCAGTAGCAAATTTTCGTCTGCTGGCGGTGGAAAATAAGATGCGGATGAAATTGCTTTGATCCGTAGGTCTCCTACAAGATCTTTTAATGCTGCTGCAAGCCAGGCTTCCTTGGGATCTCCGGGATGGCGGAAGGTTTCGACCGGAGCTAGGGCCAGGTCGACGGGTATGCCATCAAAATAATCAGACCAGCCATCAGCATTCCGAATGAGAAATGAGGCCAGATAAATATCGAAGGCCCCTATGCGTATGGAAAAGAAGCCTACGGGTTTGCCGAAAGTCTGCTGACCAATAAGGCGTATCGGAATATAAGGTTTGAAGCAGCTGATCAGTAATTCACTAGCCGAAGCCGTGCGTTCTGATACAATGCATGACAGCTGCTGCAAAGAATTAAAATTGCCCTTTTTGATAAAGTAATGCGTATTGGCCTTTTCACTATAGTCCACATCGGCAAGGGTGGCAGGGCGTCCTTTGTATTGGACCACTTTGCCATTTGCATCAAGATAGGGTTGGTTAAGGAGTAGTTTTGCTCTTCCTTGCTGTACATTCGGGTGAAATTGCTCGCTGAACATAACTTTTTTATCTAGTTTGGGTGGACTAATGAGGTTGGCCAAATATTCTGCGGTCTCCACATACCCGCCACCGTTATGTCGTAGATCGAGTATTAAATGAGTAACTTGCTGCTGTGCGAGTTCGACCGTAAGTTGATCGAGTTCGGCCTTCACTGTCTGGAGTTGGGGAAAAGAGGGGATATAAATATAAGCAATCCGTTTGTTTCCCACAGACCAGTAGGACAGATGAGTCGCATACCGATAGGGGGTGGTGGTACTTGCTAGGTGACCGCTACTCTTCTTTTCAGTCCGGCGACGCTCCAAATATGAATATTTGGGTTTATTGGGGATGGTCGACCACTCATAAGGCTTTTCCGTTATACGCAAGGCGTATTGGCTGAGGGCAAAAAGTTCACGCTCGTAGGCCGTTTGCTCGGGTTCTATTTGGGCATACTGTGCCCGCGGATCAAAACTGGTATACGAAGGGAGAGCTTCCTGCCAGCGGTAGAGCTGTTTGGCATACAGGTAGATTGAGTCGAGCGTCAATTCTTTTTTTGTTCCTGTTTTTGGACTAATGAGTTCATCAGGCAGCGTCGTTGCTCTATTGCCACGCTGGCAAGCGGTTATAGCAGTTATTGTAACAAATAGACCAACTATTTGGCGGATTCGACGCATTGTATGATGCGGATTTTGTTCCTTATGTGTAGTTGATTCGCTGCAAAATGGATAATTATCTGAAATTTAATACTTTTTTACTTTTTTATTTAATATAAAAGCCTAATTTTGTGCCAATTTATTTAATTTTTGATGCCTCCACTACTGTGGAGTACTCAAAATGTCCCAAAGGTATCCCCTTTGGGATTTTTTATTTTAGGGTAATACTGGCCGCTCGGTGTACTTCGGTTCGCTGGATAAGCTCCACAAAAAAGCAACTATATTTTCCTGCTCTTTGCTGCTCAATCGGACGTTTTGGATATGCGACGATAAGGTGCCGTTGATTTGTTGCCCCAGCTTTTGGGGCATGCCCTGACTCAGCAGGTTGATCAGTTCACTTAAGTTTGCAATACTACCATTGTGTAGGTAGGGGGCCGTATGGACCACATTGCGCAGACCCGGTGTGCGAAATTTACCTCTGTCTGTTTCCAGGCCTGTCGCTTCAAAGCGACCCTTATCCAAGGCACCTTTGCTAGTAACAGCATAACCCAGGTTATGAAAATCGAGATCGGTAAAGAATGCTCCATTATGGCAGTTGATACATTTTCCTTTGGTTCGAAACAGATGGAGGCCCTCAAGCTGTGCATCGCTTAATGCCGGGTAATCTCCTTTGATA
The Sphingobacterium multivorum genome window above contains:
- a CDS encoding DUF4932 domain-containing protein; translated protein: MKRNIFFILIGFALMANLAICQEKDVDFSKAYIAQNDGKTTVEINEAQELIYIIFAITDFGKENPNMTKQNTAYFEEVKAHFTPFSNLPIVKKFDQQLRENLTNYFLLAANVYGFKFKNDQLVPTNIYIFPARGVGNYQVKSNPIPGYKNDLEEFARQSGYRAFYKAHQAYYDSLRTAYQEYASIAEQKEWLEHKFDYTINSYRVLTSPLIAGMNATHTFKYKGFKEILLFLPTLREDESWSPKFKKAFNTRIIFTEIDHNYVGPLSEKNKKQIDTIFNNREVWVDATNKSTVHYPTPVKVFDEYLTWGLFILYCYDKFGEDHDLFGQIVENVNDMMVNKKGFPKADEFNAELFRLYKDNNPKDIQRLYKPLLDWCAKEN
- a CDS encoding biliverdin-producing heme oxygenase; the protein is MLSQHIKEQTHAAHQNVEGTIVRQLKNIRSKADYAEVLKGFYAYFRAVEDSIAPFVTAEVLPDLAERRNSSYIKSDIEALGGTVDNLPEATAPTVANVQEALASLYVLEGSIMGGPYIVQMLNKYGVTTGTSFFEGYGENSRDMWAGFTAVLNKYSEDPATYDRAVEIANQTFYNFGEVFTPITSAN
- a CDS encoding S41 family peptidase, whose amino-acid sequence is MRRIRQIVGLFVTITAITACQRGNRATTLPDELISPKTGTKKELTLDSIYLYAKQLYRWQEALPSYTSFDPRAQYAQIEPEQTAYERELFALSQYALRITEKPYEWSTIPNKPKYSYLERRRTEKKSSGHLASTTTPYRYATHLSYWSVGNKRIAYIYIPSFPQLQTVKAELDQLTVELAQQQVTHLILDLRHNGGGYVETAEYLANLISPPKLDKKVMFSEQFHPNVQQGRAKLLLNQPYLDANGKVVQYKGRPATLADVDYSEKANTHYFIKKGNFNSLQQLSCIVSERTASASELLISCFKPYIPIRLIGQQTFGKPVGFFSIRIGAFDIYLASFLIRNADGWSDYFDGIPVDLALAPVETFRHPGDPKEAWLAAALKDLVGDLRIKAISSASYFPPPADENLLLKTNFRLK